One Streptococcus gallolyticus subsp. gallolyticus DSM 16831 DNA window includes the following coding sequences:
- a CDS encoding single-stranded DNA-binding protein, translating to MYNKVIMIGRLTAQPELVTTSNEKFVTRVTLAVNRRFKSQNGEREADFISVVVWGRLAETLVSYAGKGSLISIDGELRTRKYEKEGHTNYVTEVLCHSFQLLESRAQRAMRENNVANDLADLVLEEEELPF from the coding sequence ATGTACAATAAAGTTATTATGATTGGTCGTTTGACGGCGCAGCCTGAGCTTGTGACGACGTCAAATGAGAAATTTGTTACACGTGTAACACTAGCAGTCAACCGCCGTTTTAAATCGCAAAATGGTGAGCGTGAGGCTGATTTTATTTCAGTTGTGGTTTGGGGACGTTTGGCAGAAACACTTGTTTCTTATGCTGGAAAAGGAAGTCTGATTTCGATTGATGGCGAGCTTCGCACACGCAAATATGAAAAAGAAGGCCACACGAATTATGTGACAGAAGTGCTTTGCCATTCTTTCCAACTTTTAGAAAGCCGTGCCCAACGTGCCATGCGAGAAAATAATGTGGCAAACGACCTCGCTGATTTAGTTTTGGAAGAGGAAGAATTACCATTTTAA
- the ytpR gene encoding YtpR family tRNA-binding protein encodes MIFTYNKEHVGDVLMVIVKDSKGAKLDYERKGNVSRVFLEKNGETVAWNIFEVSSLVTIEGVGQVTLSDQDVATLNAELTKEGFGEQLENDPSPKFVVGQIKEMVAHPDSDHLNICQVQISDDKAVQIVAGAPNAAVGLKTIVALPGAMMPNGSLIFPGALRGEKSFGMMCSPRELALPNAPQKRGIIELDDTALVGEAFNPEKHWKG; translated from the coding sequence ATGATTTTTACGTACAACAAAGAACATGTCGGTGATGTCCTCATGGTAATTGTCAAAGATAGCAAAGGTGCTAAACTTGACTATGAACGCAAAGGCAATGTCTCACGCGTTTTCCTTGAGAAAAATGGTGAAACAGTTGCTTGGAATATTTTTGAAGTGTCAAGCTTGGTTACAATTGAAGGTGTTGGTCAAGTTACTCTATCTGACCAAGACGTTGCAACATTGAACGCTGAATTGACAAAAGAAGGTTTCGGCGAACAATTGGAAAATGACCCTTCACCAAAATTTGTTGTTGGTCAAATCAAAGAAATGGTTGCTCACCCAGACAGCGATCACTTGAACATTTGCCAAGTGCAAATCTCAGATGACAAAGCCGTTCAAATCGTTGCAGGTGCGCCAAATGCCGCTGTTGGTTTGAAGACAATTGTAGCCCTTCCAGGTGCTATGATGCCAAACGGAAGCCTTATTTTCCCAGGTGCCCTTCGTGGCGAAAAGAGCTTTGGTATGATGTGTTCACCTCGCGAATTAGCCCTTCCAAATGCCCCACAAAAACGTGGTATCATCGAACTTGATGACACAGCCCTAGTCGGCGAAGCCTTTAATCCAGAAAAACACTGGAAAGGGTAA
- a CDS encoding class I SAM-dependent methyltransferase, translating to MTVNINAYKEMLNQPWGKIMYRLIFAQLSHIKNKQVLDFGAGFGTTSQYLSQNNTVTAVEPNADMLFADDTQTFTKINGSLEVLKNLPEQSFDVIICHNVFEYIDKSLHQKYLGEFERLLKPNGELSLIKHNLTGKVLHQVIFNNNIEDALHLLEGKDSYNSSSFGHGETYSIDELTSKTNLTLENYQGLRTFYALQPNAFKTEEGWLERLTEIELAVANQEPYKDIAFLQHLTFYKH from the coding sequence ATGACAGTCAATATTAATGCCTATAAGGAAATGCTAAATCAGCCTTGGGGAAAAATCATGTACCGTTTGATTTTTGCGCAGCTCAGCCATATCAAAAACAAGCAAGTCTTAGACTTCGGTGCTGGTTTTGGGACAACCTCACAATACTTATCACAAAATAATACCGTTACTGCCGTTGAACCAAATGCCGATATGCTTTTTGCCGACGATACACAGACATTCACTAAAATTAATGGTAGTTTAGAAGTTCTTAAAAACTTACCAGAACAATCCTTTGATGTCATCATTTGCCACAATGTCTTTGAGTACATTGATAAATCTCTCCACCAAAAATACCTTGGTGAATTTGAACGTCTGTTAAAGCCAAATGGTGAACTGTCTTTGATTAAACACAACCTCACTGGAAAAGTGTTACATCAGGTTATTTTTAACAATAACATCGAGGATGCTCTTCATCTTTTAGAAGGAAAAGATAGCTACAATAGCTCATCATTTGGACATGGTGAAACTTACAGTATTGACGAATTAACCAGCAAGACTAACTTAACACTTGAAAATTATCAAGGTCTGCGCACCTTTTATGCCCTCCAACCAAACGCTTTTAAAACAGAAGAAGGGTGGCTAGAACGCCTAACAGAAATTGAATTAGCTGTGGCTAACCAAGAACCTTACAAAGATATCGCTTTCTTGCAACACCTTACCTTCTACAAGCATTAA